One window of the Candidatus Bathyarchaeum sp. genome contains the following:
- the glgP gene encoding alpha-glucan family phosphorylase: MLRDPVCGLPLIEPKDEFKAEVRGRTYYFCGEYCKRSFLRGKKIAYFSMEIGLDQNIHTYSGGLGVLAGDVIKSSADLKIPLVGVTLVSRKGYLKQEIKDGKQIEHPDDWTPFAVMTEIPAHVEVKIQNRTVKVKAWMYDYQSPSGGLVSVLFLDTDVEGNAPEDREITSFLYGGDREYRLKQEIILGVGGVKMLAAAGFNVGKYHMNEGHSSLLTLQLLAENGKEIDNVRDLCIFTTHTPVEAGHDKFSYELIQNMLGDLVSIETLKKLAGNDQLNMTRLALNTSKYVNGVAKRHTEFSLTLFPGYNISAITNGVHSFSWTCKCFRTLFDKYLPGWANEPELLVRVDSIPDEEIWRAHVEAKENLIRYVREHSGVQLNPDVLTLGFARRFTGYKRATLLFSNLKRLEEINKIGKIQVVFAGKAHPKDWMGKRLIEEINDLKEKLNDTMKIVYLENYGLEMASMYTSGVDVWLNTPIPPFEASGTSGMKAAHNGVINFSVLDGWWVEGCIEGVTGWAIGPSPKEEMDDAERRRLEITQLYDKLDYLIIPTFYKNRDEWIKLMKNSIGKVAYYFNSHRMMRRYASEAYL, encoded by the coding sequence ATGTTAAGAGACCCCGTTTGTGGATTGCCTTTGATTGAACCTAAAGATGAGTTCAAGGCGGAAGTGCGGGGTCGAACATACTATTTTTGCGGAGAATACTGTAAGCGCTCATTTTTACGAGGAAAAAAAATTGCATATTTTTCTATGGAAATAGGTTTAGACCAAAACATTCACACCTACAGCGGAGGATTAGGCGTTCTCGCCGGAGATGTTATCAAATCCAGTGCTGATCTTAAGATTCCTTTAGTTGGAGTAACCCTTGTTAGTCGAAAAGGATACTTAAAACAAGAAATCAAAGATGGAAAACAAATTGAGCACCCAGACGATTGGACACCTTTTGCGGTAATGACTGAAATACCTGCTCACGTTGAAGTAAAAATTCAAAACCGAACAGTTAAAGTCAAAGCTTGGATGTACGACTATCAAAGCCCTTCAGGTGGCTTGGTTTCTGTTTTGTTTCTTGACACCGACGTTGAAGGCAATGCCCCGGAAGATCGGGAAATAACTTCCTTTTTGTATGGAGGCGATAGGGAATATCGCTTAAAACAGGAAATCATTTTGGGAGTGGGTGGCGTAAAAATGCTTGCTGCCGCGGGCTTTAATGTTGGAAAATATCACATGAACGAGGGGCATTCAAGTCTATTGACCCTTCAGTTACTTGCGGAAAACGGCAAAGAGATTGACAACGTCCGAGACCTTTGCATATTCACGACCCACACTCCAGTGGAGGCGGGACATGACAAATTCTCTTATGAGCTTATCCAAAATATGCTCGGCGATTTGGTTTCTATTGAAACCCTAAAAAAACTTGCTGGCAACGATCAACTAAACATGACTCGTTTAGCACTTAACACTAGTAAATATGTGAATGGAGTTGCAAAACGACACACAGAATTTTCTCTAACCCTTTTTCCCGGATACAACATTTCTGCTATTACTAACGGAGTTCATTCCTTTAGTTGGACTTGCAAATGCTTCAGAACTCTTTTTGACAAGTATTTGCCTGGATGGGCAAATGAACCTGAACTTTTGGTTAGAGTAGACAGCATACCCGACGAAGAAATCTGGCGTGCCCATGTGGAAGCAAAAGAAAATTTGATACGATATGTCCGTGAGCACTCAGGGGTTCAATTAAATCCTGACGTTCTTACTTTAGGTTTTGCTCGCAGATTTACGGGATATAAACGTGCAACTTTACTGTTTTCTAACCTAAAGCGCTTGGAAGAAATCAACAAAATTGGAAAAATTCAAGTAGTTTTTGCTGGAAAAGCTCACCCAAAAGACTGGATGGGAAAACGGTTAATTGAAGAAATTAATGACCTTAAGGAAAAACTCAATGACACAATGAAAATTGTTTATTTGGAAAATTATGGGCTTGAAATGGCTTCTATGTATACCTCTGGCGTGGACGTTTGGTTGAACACGCCAATTCCTCCTTTTGAGGCTTCTGGAACAAGTGGAATGAAAGCGGCCCATAATGGGGTAATTAACTTCAGTGTTTTGGACGGTTGGTGGGTAGAAGGGTGCATCGAAGGTGTAACTGGGTGGGCTATTGGTCCCTCGCCAAAAGAAGAAATGGATGATGCAGAACGAAGGCGCCTTGAAATAACTCAGCTTTATGATAAATTGGATTACTTGATCATTCCCACTTTTTATAAGAACAGGGATGAGTGGATAAAATTGATGAAAAATTCCATCGGTAAAGTTGCCTACTATTTCAACAGTCATAGGATGATGCGCAGATACGCGTCTGAGGCGTACTTGTAG